A region from the Meiothermus sp. Pnk-1 genome encodes:
- a CDS encoding NAD(P)/FAD-dependent oxidoreductase yields MRVMVIGAGVGGLTTAALLAQAGLEVTVLEAHTYPGGSAGTFFHQGYRFDAGATLLAGFDPGGVFERLGHRLGVEFPVRRLEAGEPLMRVWLPDGRSVDRPVGRAYELEAQLEAFGPRVRPFWEWQGRQAAALWPLAEALPFPPADLLELARLVGLGLPWALRHPLGLLDLLRPVAAHTPQDPAFRRFLDAQLLIASQADAQHTYALFGAAALDLPHRGPAMPRGGMGAVAQTLAQAVERHGGRVLYRHRAERLLTQGGRVRAVEVGLGGRRRGQRERLEADLFVANLTPGDLGRLLGRPGRPPADGWGAFVLHAALPAAAVPPGPPYRQWAGEGEWVFVSLSEPEDPLRGPPGVRVLSASVHTPLEAWRGLSEEEYAARKRAWQDRVMRQVERLIPGFREAAILLLAGSPRTYARYTSRQEGWVGGYPQVHPLRTPSPRTPLANLWRVGETVFPGQSVPAVAMGGVRVAGLVLRRLGVRVGGPDGCPQGVGS; encoded by the coding sequence ATGCGGGTCATGGTCATCGGGGCCGGGGTGGGCGGCCTGACCACGGCTGCGCTGCTGGCCCAAGCGGGCCTCGAGGTCACCGTGCTCGAGGCCCACACCTACCCCGGCGGCTCGGCGGGGACCTTTTTTCACCAAGGCTACCGCTTCGACGCCGGGGCCACGCTGCTGGCGGGCTTCGACCCCGGCGGGGTGTTCGAGCGGCTGGGCCATAGGCTGGGGGTGGAGTTCCCGGTGCGGCGGCTCGAGGCCGGTGAGCCCCTGATGCGGGTCTGGCTGCCGGACGGCCGGAGCGTGGACCGCCCAGTGGGGCGGGCGTATGAACTGGAGGCACAGCTCGAGGCCTTCGGCCCCCGGGTGCGGCCCTTTTGGGAGTGGCAGGGCCGGCAGGCCGCGGCGCTTTGGCCGCTGGCGGAGGCCCTGCCGTTCCCGCCCGCCGACCTCCTCGAGCTCGCCCGGCTGGTGGGCCTGGGCCTGCCCTGGGCCCTGCGCCATCCCCTTGGCCTGCTGGACCTGCTGCGTCCGGTCGCGGCCCATACCCCCCAAGACCCGGCCTTCCGGCGCTTCCTCGACGCCCAGCTGCTCATCGCCTCCCAGGCCGACGCCCAGCACACCTACGCCCTCTTCGGCGCGGCGGCCCTGGACCTGCCGCACCGGGGCCCGGCCATGCCGCGGGGCGGGATGGGGGCGGTGGCCCAGACGCTGGCCCAGGCCGTCGAGCGCCACGGTGGACGCGTGCTCTACCGCCACCGGGCCGAGCGGCTCCTGACCCAGGGCGGCCGGGTGCGGGCCGTGGAGGTGGGGCTGGGCGGGCGGCGCCGGGGGCAGCGGGAGCGGCTCGAGGCCGACCTCTTCGTGGCCAACCTGACCCCCGGTGACCTGGGCCGCCTGCTGGGCCGGCCGGGCCGCCCGCCCGCCGATGGTTGGGGCGCCTTCGTGCTCCACGCGGCCCTCCCCGCGGCCGCGGTCCCACCGGGGCCGCCCTACCGGCAGTGGGCCGGGGAGGGCGAGTGGGTTTTCGTCAGCCTGTCCGAGCCGGAGGACCCCCTGCGCGGCCCCCCCGGAGTGCGGGTGCTCTCGGCCTCGGTGCACACCCCCCTCGAGGCCTGGCGCGGCCTCTCGGAGGAGGAGTACGCTGCCCGAAAGAGGGCCTGGCAAGATCGGGTGATGCGGCAGGTCGAGCGGTTGATCCCGGGCTTCCGGGAGGCGGCCATCCTGCTCCTGGCGGGTTCCCCGCGCACCTACGCCCGCTATACCTCGCGCCAGGAGGGCTGGGTGGGGGGCTACCCCCAGGTCCACCCCTTGCGCACGCCCTCGCCGCGCACCCCGTTGGCCAACCTGTGGCGGGTGGGGGAGACGGTCTTTCCCGGCCAGTCGGTTCCGGCGGTGGCCATGGGAGGCGTTCGGGTAGCCGGGTTGGTGCTGCGCAGGCTGGGGGTCCGAGTCGGCGGGCCAGACGGGTGCCCCCAGGGAGTCGGGAGCTAG
- a CDS encoding peroxiredoxin — MRSLLWVLILSIFGARAIAPGDPAPLPKVSDSYGKPVDLAQITKSGKYVVLWFYPKASSPGCSAQGKRYAELYEEFARYNVEIFGVSHDPAAEQCEFIEKLALKGAMIPDRDGVLAKAYKVGSLLGFYARDTFLINPQGRIEKVWRNVNPFKDPDTVLAYLKEKLGK, encoded by the coding sequence ATGAGAAGCCTGCTGTGGGTTTTGATCCTCTCCATCTTCGGCGCCAGGGCCATCGCGCCGGGCGATCCCGCGCCGCTGCCCAAGGTCAGCGACTCGTACGGCAAGCCGGTGGACCTAGCCCAGATCACCAAGTCGGGGAAGTATGTGGTGCTGTGGTTCTACCCCAAGGCCTCCTCGCCGGGATGCTCGGCGCAGGGCAAGCGCTACGCCGAGCTGTACGAGGAGTTCGCGCGGTACAACGTGGAGATCTTCGGGGTGAGCCACGACCCGGCGGCCGAGCAGTGCGAGTTCATCGAGAAGCTGGCCCTCAAAGGGGCCATGATCCCCGACCGAGACGGCGTTCTCGCCAAGGCCTACAAGGTGGGCAGCCTCCTCGGCTTCTACGCCCGCGATACCTTCCTGATCAACCCCCAGGGCCGCATCGAGAAGGTCTGGCGCAACGTCAACCCCTTCAAGGACCCCGACACCGTGCTGGCCTACCTCAAGGAGAAGCTCGGCAAGTAG
- a CDS encoding deoxyribodipyrimidine photo-lyase, whose amino-acid sequence MNLVWHRADLRLHDNPALAAALRSGPALGLVVLDPNILSNTSARRRAWFCRNVAALREAYARCGGTLLVRSGLPWEVLPRVVAELGLRRVFAVRNSTPYARFRDRKVEEALPGRVAWFHGQYVQKPGEILKPDGGPYTVFTPYFRRWWAALEGEPLEVPARFPPAALPPEYDPGSLPEESSDVPLPPAGEEAALGALEAFLSDRLPLYHQTRDRLDGSGGSRLSYYFTLGVLSPRLAVRRALRVGGEGARKWVSELAWRDFSGELLHNFPHMARSAFDPRWDGLPWQDDPELFGAWLEGRTGIPVVDAAMRELRATGFLSNRARMVVAQFAVKLALLPWQKCERAFRDLLLDGDNASNLQGWQWAGGLGVDAAPYFRVFNLAAQAQTHDPGGDWLRRWVPESEGRLEPYGRPVLDLEAARRRYLEAAARIARGGPRG is encoded by the coding sequence ATGAACCTCGTCTGGCACCGAGCCGACCTGCGCCTCCACGACAACCCGGCCCTGGCTGCTGCCTTGCGCAGCGGCCCCGCGCTGGGCCTGGTGGTCCTCGACCCTAACATCCTAAGCAACACCTCCGCCCGGCGGCGGGCTTGGTTTTGCCGCAATGTCGCCGCGCTGCGCGAGGCCTATGCCCGGTGCGGGGGCACCTTGTTGGTGCGAAGCGGGTTGCCCTGGGAGGTGCTGCCCCGGGTGGTGGCCGAGCTGGGCCTTCGCCGGGTCTTCGCGGTGCGCAACTCGACTCCCTACGCCCGCTTCCGCGACCGGAAGGTGGAGGAGGCCCTGCCGGGCCGGGTGGCATGGTTCCACGGCCAGTACGTCCAGAAGCCGGGAGAGATCCTCAAACCGGATGGGGGCCCCTACACCGTGTTCACCCCCTATTTCCGCCGGTGGTGGGCCGCTTTGGAAGGGGAGCCGCTCGAGGTGCCCGCTCGCTTTCCCCCGGCGGCCCTCCCCCCCGAATACGATCCGGGTTCGCTCCCAGAGGAGTCCTCCGACGTGCCCTTGCCGCCCGCGGGGGAGGAGGCCGCGCTAGGGGCGCTCGAGGCCTTCCTCTCGGACAGGCTGCCGCTGTATCACCAGACCCGTGACCGGCTCGACGGCAGCGGGGGCTCGCGCCTGTCCTACTACTTCACCCTGGGGGTGCTCTCGCCCCGGCTGGCAGTGCGGCGGGCCCTGCGGGTGGGGGGGGAGGGGGCCCGCAAGTGGGTGAGCGAGCTGGCCTGGCGCGACTTCAGCGGAGAGCTGCTCCACAACTTCCCCCACATGGCGCGCTCGGCCTTCGACCCGCGCTGGGACGGGCTACCCTGGCAGGACGACCCCGAGCTCTTCGGGGCCTGGCTCGAGGGCCGCACCGGTATTCCGGTGGTGGACGCCGCCATGCGCGAGCTGCGGGCCACCGGCTTCCTCTCGAACCGCGCGCGGATGGTGGTGGCGCAGTTCGCGGTGAAGCTGGCCCTGCTGCCCTGGCAGAAGTGCGAGCGGGCCTTCCGCGACCTGCTGCTCGACGGGGACAACGCCTCCAACCTACAGGGCTGGCAGTGGGCAGGGGGGCTGGGGGTGGACGCGGCCCCCTACTTCCGGGTGTTCAACCTCGCGGCCCAGGCCCAGACCCACGACCCCGGCGGCGATTGGCTACGCCGCTGGGTACCCGAGTCTGAGGGTAGGCTCGAGCCTTACGGGCGACCCGTGCTCGACCTCGAGGCCGCCCGCCGGCGCTACCTCGAGGCGGCCGCACGGATCGCCCGAGGGGGGCCTCGAGGCTGA